The Rhizobium rosettiformans sequence GGCACTCGGTGCCGTGCTCATTTTGTCCGCGATTATCACATTGATGCTCACGGTTTGGGCATTCATCCTGGTCAGAAAGCTGATCTCTGTACGGCGTCGGTCATGAACCGATCGCCGATTGAGCTCTGGGTCTACCTTTCAGCCTCCCCTCTCTTATGGCTCACATTGACCCTATTTACCTGGATCTTGGCTTCCGAGCTTTCAAAAAGACTGGGACGGCATCCCCTGGTTAATCCAGTGCTCATCTCCATACTTGCACTTTCCGTCATGATGATCGCGGCCGAAGTGCCATATGAGCGTTACTTCGCGGGAGCCCAATTCATCCACTTCTTGCTGGGCCCAGCTACAGTGGCAATCGCCGTACCTTTGTATAGGAAATGGAACGAAGTCAGGGCCTTACTGCTGCCGATCTCTGTGGCGCTCCTGGTCGGTTCAATCGTGGCTATGGCCTCTGTGATCGCGCTCGGCCAAGTCTTTGACCTCCCGCGGGACATACTGCTGTCTTTTCTTCCAAAATCGGCAACAGCCGGCGTGGCGATGGCGGTTTCACAATCGCTTGGCGGCGATCCCTCATTGACGGCTGTACTAGTCATTCTGACCGGCATCTTCGGCGCGCTGATCGTTACGCCCTTCATGACCATGATGCGAATAAACGACTACGCCGCTCGTGGATTTGCTGTAGGGTTGACGTCCCACGGGATCGGTACGGCTCGCGCCTACGAGGTAAACGCCACAGCAGGACTGTTCGCCGGCATTGCAATGGCGCTTAACGCTGTGGCAACATCGGTCTTAGCCCCATTTGCGGCGCGGTACCTACTTCCATGAGCGCACCGACGGCGTCGCTTTAACCGAACGCCGTTTGATGAGAGGTCTCGGTTAGGCTTTCACGCATTGATCGACAAGGAGATTTCGCGCCATGCCGTGTAGGCATCGCCACGAAGTTCGCGGTGATCGGCGGCAGTCAGATGCTTTCGATGGAGAAGGAAGAGGTTGCCAATCTGGCCGTGAGCTGAAACGAAAGACTGGCATTGTCTAACCGATTTGAACCGCATCATGCGCCGCTCTCGTCGGCGCACAGCCAGATGGGAGTTCTCCGCTCGATTGTTAAAGGCCCTTATGTGAACGATGTTCAATGCCGGGTATCAACTCGGCCTTTGCGGCGGAGTATGACCCCAGCTTGTCGGTCACCATCACACGCGGTGTGAAACCTTGGCTTTTCAGCAGCTTTCGCATCAGTCGGAAAGCGGCTTTCTTGTTTCGACGGCTTTGCAGGAGGGCGTCGAGAACATAGCCGTTGGCAT is a genomic window containing:
- a CDS encoding LrgB family protein, coding for MNRSPIELWVYLSASPLLWLTLTLFTWILASELSKRLGRHPLVNPVLISILALSVMMIAAEVPYERYFAGAQFIHFLLGPATVAIAVPLYRKWNEVRALLLPISVALLVGSIVAMASVIALGQVFDLPRDILLSFLPKSATAGVAMAVSQSLGGDPSLTAVLVILTGIFGALIVTPFMTMMRINDYAARGFAVGLTSHGIGTARAYEVNATAGLFAGIAMALNAVATSVLAPFAARYLLP